The following are from one region of the Arthrobacter sp. TMP15 genome:
- a CDS encoding DUF4190 domain-containing protein: protein MSYPNDQAPQGYPVAYVQAPVYIQAQPKGLSVASMVLGLVSIFFGWTFLVPLLGLILGIVGIKKEPAGKGMAVTGIILNGLMIAGWLLLIVFLFTVGIWGAAASVNSGNA from the coding sequence ATGAGCTATCCAAACGACCAGGCGCCGCAAGGGTACCCAGTTGCTTATGTCCAGGCACCTGTCTACATCCAAGCACAGCCCAAGGGGCTGAGCGTCGCAAGTATGGTGCTCGGGCTCGTCTCCATCTTCTTTGGCTGGACGTTTCTCGTCCCCCTCCTCGGGCTGATCCTTGGAATAGTCGGCATCAAGAAAGAGCCCGCCGGCAAGGGAATGGCCGTCACGGGCATCATCCTCAACGGACTTATGATCGCCGGCTGGCTCCTCTTGATCGTCTTCCTATTCACCGTCGGAATCTGGGGCGCAGCCGCCTCCGTCAATAGCGGAAACGCATAG
- a CDS encoding AAA family ATPase, whose translation MSTVWSLQVIVLNGGSSSGKSSIARALQEILPGIWLTFGVDTFIAALPGGGDSSKAGITFEQGGTITFSTEHRALERSWYTGLSATARAGAHLILDEVLLSGDAGQERIRSTFADVDLIWVGVHCDSDVAVSRESQRLDRVEGMARQQALSVHAGVFYDIEVDTTNRSTDDCARDIASQLSPDALPR comes from the coding sequence GTGTCTACCGTTTGGAGCCTCCAAGTCATCGTGCTGAACGGCGGATCGAGTTCTGGCAAGTCCTCCATTGCTCGAGCGCTTCAGGAAATCCTCCCGGGCATCTGGTTGACGTTCGGCGTCGACACGTTCATTGCCGCCCTTCCTGGCGGAGGTGACAGCTCGAAAGCAGGAATTACCTTTGAGCAAGGCGGCACGATCACCTTCAGTACTGAGCATCGAGCTTTAGAGCGCAGCTGGTATACCGGCCTCAGCGCTACGGCTCGAGCAGGGGCTCACTTGATCCTCGATGAGGTCCTTCTCTCCGGGGATGCTGGACAGGAGCGTATCCGGTCAACATTTGCCGACGTGGACCTGATCTGGGTGGGAGTGCACTGCGACTCCGACGTCGCCGTATCCCGCGAGTCACAACGCCTTGACCGTGTAGAAGGCATGGCGCGACAGCAAGCCCTGAGCGTGCACGCCGGGGTTTTCTACGACATCGAGGTCGACACCACGAATCGCTCAACCGATGACTGCGCGCGTGATATCGCTAGCCAACTCTCCCCCGATGCCCTTCCCCGTTGA
- a CDS encoding PadR family transcriptional regulator produces the protein MSLAAWQRASLPMLILSVLESQPRHGYGVSQALVEVGLQPIKGAQLYPTLVKLEADGAISATWEPAASGPARKVYSISGQGREQLATLRLEWERFSKAARALGV, from the coding sequence ATGAGTCTCGCAGCCTGGCAGCGGGCATCCCTACCGATGCTGATCCTCAGCGTGCTGGAAAGTCAGCCCCGACACGGATACGGCGTCTCGCAAGCGCTTGTCGAGGTTGGCCTCCAGCCCATCAAAGGAGCTCAGTTGTATCCGACACTCGTGAAGCTTGAAGCAGACGGAGCAATCTCCGCGACTTGGGAGCCGGCAGCATCAGGTCCTGCACGCAAGGTCTATTCCATCTCCGGTCAAGGTCGCGAGCAACTCGCGACCTTGAGGCTGGAGTGGGAGAGGTTTAGCAAAGCAGCCCGAGCGCTCGGCGTATAA
- a CDS encoding SRPBCC domain-containing protein, with protein MSIVHETLKFTKTLDADLSRVWEAFADSNQQAQWSVPAGEAMVYEQAAFEVGGRDRYRCGPLESLDFINIVDYSLIVPQSLVVYTETVATSEEPLSAGVVTWSFAVNGDGTEVRLTSQVTSFVGDGMIEGSRNGHAKALNQLEEFVLTE; from the coding sequence ATGTCTATCGTTCACGAAACCCTGAAGTTCACGAAAACACTTGATGCCGATTTATCGAGGGTTTGGGAAGCATTCGCTGATTCGAATCAGCAAGCACAGTGGAGCGTTCCGGCGGGCGAAGCAATGGTCTACGAACAAGCAGCGTTCGAAGTTGGTGGTCGAGACCGATACCGTTGTGGCCCGCTCGAATCGCTCGATTTCATCAACATCGTTGACTACTCGCTCATCGTGCCGCAATCGCTTGTTGTCTATACCGAGACTGTGGCGACCTCTGAGGAGCCGCTCAGCGCGGGCGTGGTCACATGGAGTTTCGCCGTTAACGGCGATGGTACCGAGGTGCGGCTCACGAGCCAAGTCACCTCGTTCGTCGGTGACGGGATGATCGAGGGCAGTCGAAACGGGCACGCAAAGGCACTAAACCAGCTCGAAGAGTTCGTTCTAACCGAATAG
- a CDS encoding cytidine deaminase, with the protein MPNSLPASALPLSEIEQSLIGLARETINATTDAGPGDEGVHTMGAAVRAKDGRIFSGVNLFHFTGGPCAELVALGAARAAGAAELTHIVAVGNHDRGVKSPCGRDRQILVDYYPGIRVILDTPHGLVSVIASDLLPFSYDYLAEQA; encoded by the coding sequence ATGCCCAATTCACTTCCTGCTTCTGCGCTCCCCTTGTCAGAGATCGAGCAGTCTCTCATCGGCCTGGCACGCGAGACAATCAATGCAACCACTGATGCCGGACCTGGGGACGAAGGTGTGCACACAATGGGCGCTGCAGTTCGAGCAAAAGACGGACGGATCTTTTCAGGCGTGAATCTGTTCCACTTCACAGGCGGTCCCTGCGCTGAGCTCGTCGCGCTCGGAGCAGCGCGCGCCGCAGGTGCGGCTGAATTAACTCACATTGTGGCCGTTGGAAATCATGACCGAGGCGTGAAAAGTCCTTGCGGGCGGGATCGGCAGATTCTTGTTGATTACTACCCAGGAATCCGCGTAATCCTCGATACTCCACATGGACTTGTGAGCGTTATTGCCAGCGACCTCTTGCCGTTCAGCTACGACTACCTTGCCGAGCAAGCCTGA
- a CDS encoding protein-tyrosine phosphatase family protein, with protein MHSVWDADDSGVMRLPSGRLLRGRGLHQPIPSGATPDFAVYLLGKRPSPSKWEARWVLWPDLRLPKDRDDARDALREAWLRSERERVEIVCDGGHGRTGTALACIAVLDGVPADKAVKFVREQYNSRAVETPWQRRYVAHFTAD; from the coding sequence ATGCACAGTGTTTGGGATGCTGACGATTCGGGTGTGATGCGGTTGCCGTCCGGCCGATTACTGCGCGGCCGCGGCCTTCATCAACCAATCCCCAGTGGAGCTACGCCCGACTTCGCGGTCTACCTTCTGGGCAAGAGACCTTCCCCGTCCAAATGGGAAGCACGATGGGTGCTGTGGCCCGACTTACGGCTGCCCAAGGACCGCGACGACGCGCGGGACGCGCTGCGTGAAGCCTGGCTTCGTTCCGAGAGAGAACGAGTCGAGATCGTTTGCGATGGCGGCCATGGGCGCACGGGCACCGCGCTGGCGTGTATCGCCGTGCTCGACGGCGTGCCCGCCGACAAGGCAGTGAAGTTTGTTCGCGAGCAATACAACTCACGCGCAGTCGAGACACCGTGGCAACGCCGGTATGTCGCGCACTTCACCGCGGACTGA
- a CDS encoding VOC family protein, whose protein sequence is MKPEPQHHIRFARPTRDIEAAIRFWVDGVGLPLQGRQEDEVSGHKLAFIGWPDATWHLEIVQDDTLQPTPSAEDLFVIYLGGTIDEDAISRIEHAGGVRVAARNPYWDQHGMTFTDVDGYLLVLVTRSWA, encoded by the coding sequence ATGAAACCTGAACCGCAACACCATATTCGTTTCGCACGTCCTACACGCGACATTGAAGCAGCCATTCGATTTTGGGTCGACGGAGTTGGGTTGCCTCTCCAGGGACGTCAGGAAGACGAGGTTTCGGGACACAAGCTTGCTTTTATTGGCTGGCCAGATGCGACTTGGCACTTGGAAATCGTCCAAGACGATACCCTGCAACCTACGCCCAGCGCTGAAGATCTCTTTGTGATTTATCTTGGTGGCACTATTGATGAAGATGCCATTTCGAGGATCGAGCATGCCGGGGGCGTTCGAGTTGCCGCACGGAATCCTTATTGGGACCAGCATGGCATGACTTTCACCGACGTTGACGGGTACCTTCTGGTATTAGTCACGCGCAGCTGGGCGTAA
- a CDS encoding type II CAAX endopeptidase family protein — MESSPANADRKTANEPGLIARYPLASFFILAFAISWIAWSPWWLGQDGLGLLPIPGSLQVIALVNPLGIFGPAAAALIVIRATDGHAGVRRFWGNVTSLRLGLPWWSAALLGIPAILLAGVILLPGTLGSFRTDGLTAVLMIYPVQLLGIVFLGGGLEEIGWRGFAQPKLQKKTSPLAAALLIGIVWAAWHTPLFLTQTWDTPRSTIAQVLLYVVVVIGLSVIMAWVRNGSDSTLAAVLAHSSVNGSLGVLVVAFPGSLVETTNWWGLGIILAAAVVGVLTRGRLGIGEVIEAPTTMARPT; from the coding sequence ATGGAGTCTTCCCCCGCGAATGCCGACCGTAAGACCGCGAACGAGCCTGGCCTGATCGCCCGGTATCCCCTTGCAAGTTTCTTCATCCTCGCCTTCGCAATTTCATGGATCGCGTGGAGTCCGTGGTGGCTGGGGCAGGACGGTCTCGGATTGCTCCCGATACCTGGCTCCCTTCAGGTAATAGCACTGGTGAACCCGCTAGGCATCTTCGGCCCGGCCGCTGCCGCCCTTATCGTCATCCGAGCCACCGATGGCCATGCCGGAGTCCGTCGCTTCTGGGGAAACGTAACTAGCCTTCGGCTCGGTCTGCCGTGGTGGAGCGCGGCCCTGTTAGGCATCCCCGCAATCCTGTTAGCCGGAGTAATACTCCTGCCCGGAACGCTAGGTTCCTTCAGAACGGATGGCCTGACCGCAGTCCTGATGATCTACCCTGTGCAACTCCTCGGCATCGTCTTCCTCGGCGGCGGTCTGGAGGAAATTGGCTGGCGCGGTTTCGCCCAGCCCAAGCTTCAAAAGAAAACGTCACCACTGGCGGCAGCACTGCTGATCGGTATCGTCTGGGCCGCATGGCATACGCCCCTGTTCCTGACTCAAACGTGGGATACACCCCGGAGCACTATTGCACAGGTTCTGCTGTACGTGGTCGTTGTCATTGGGCTTTCAGTGATCATGGCATGGGTGCGCAACGGCAGCGACAGCACCCTTGCTGCGGTCCTGGCCCATTCATCCGTCAATGGCTCCCTCGGCGTCTTGGTGGTCGCATTCCCCGGATCGCTCGTCGAAACCACGAACTGGTGGGGCCTTGGCATTATCCTGGCTGCCGCAGTGGTTGGTGTACTGACAAGGGGCCGTCTCGGTATCGGCGAGGTTATCGAAGCCCCCACAACAATGGCGCGTCCCACATAG
- a CDS encoding GNAT family N-acetyltransferase: MLPCDTGEVLNDYWPLAHLKLATKRLELRVPNDEELSELAQVAANGVHEPGEQPFLTPWTDLPPRERALHVMQQHWSRRGAWCTEDWALEMGVFRGDQPVGMVTLKARNFPVLREVKTESWLGFEFHRQGIGTEARTALLSLAFEGLGAVTALTEVFQDNVGSQGVSRRLGYLHDGISRDVLAGRAIVSDRLRLDASDWVPTEPADLVVTGLAKARPFFNV, encoded by the coding sequence ATGCTGCCGTGCGATACTGGCGAAGTGCTAAACGATTACTGGCCTCTCGCCCACTTGAAGCTTGCAACCAAGCGGTTGGAACTCCGCGTTCCTAACGATGAAGAGTTATCCGAGCTGGCTCAGGTCGCGGCCAATGGCGTACACGAACCTGGCGAGCAGCCATTTCTGACACCATGGACAGATCTTCCTCCTCGTGAGCGGGCACTTCACGTGATGCAACAGCACTGGAGCCGACGGGGCGCGTGGTGTACGGAGGATTGGGCCTTGGAAATGGGCGTATTCCGAGGAGACCAGCCAGTAGGCATGGTCACGCTGAAGGCACGCAATTTTCCTGTACTGCGTGAAGTAAAAACCGAGTCGTGGCTTGGCTTTGAATTTCACCGGCAGGGTATTGGTACTGAGGCCCGGACGGCCTTGCTGAGTCTTGCTTTTGAGGGACTGGGAGCCGTCACCGCGCTGACCGAGGTGTTCCAGGACAATGTTGGTTCGCAGGGCGTCTCGCGTCGGCTCGGATACCTTCACGATGGCATCTCGCGGGACGTTCTCGCCGGGCGAGCCATCGTCTCCGACCGTCTTCGCCTCGATGCTTCAGATTGGGTACCGACCGAACCAGCGGATTTGGTCGTTACCGGCCTGGCAAAAGCCCGTCCATTCTTCAACGTCTAG
- a CDS encoding NUDIX domain-containing protein, which produces MSSIRNLAVGLPIKNGHILAQVGHDAVKGTDYLRAIGGGIEVSETAEEALRREFLEELENELGAVQLLGVIENIFRIRGKTRA; this is translated from the coding sequence ATGTCTTCAATCCGGAACCTTGCTGTGGGCTTGCCGATCAAAAATGGCCACATTCTCGCGCAAGTAGGGCACGACGCTGTGAAGGGCACGGACTACTTGCGCGCAATCGGCGGTGGAATCGAGGTCAGCGAGACCGCCGAGGAAGCGCTGCGACGGGAGTTCCTTGAGGAACTCGAAAACGAACTCGGTGCAGTTCAGTTACTCGGAGTCATCGAGAACATTTTTAGAATACGAGGGAAAACCCGGGCATGA
- a CDS encoding putative immunity protein, with amino-acid sequence MTMGTGDFELTMDELRVVARYVAEAAQQVLPVFEAANPNDPRPRAAVDAAWEFVDGARRTNLQRVTAVDAHRAAKDATNESVQLAARTAGDAAAAAYLHPIAKATQVGHILRGLASAARIAELVAGDNPEVGDVFIERAKNHATPVLIDVLRRYPIAPTGQNRVTHLMSTLDSKLRESR; translated from the coding sequence ATGACAATGGGAACCGGCGATTTTGAGTTGACCATGGACGAGTTGCGAGTCGTGGCACGCTATGTAGCGGAGGCTGCACAGCAAGTGCTTCCTGTGTTTGAGGCTGCCAATCCAAACGATCCTCGGCCGCGCGCTGCCGTCGACGCTGCTTGGGAGTTTGTCGACGGCGCAAGAAGGACCAACCTACAGCGTGTCACAGCTGTAGACGCCCACCGTGCTGCAAAAGATGCGACCAACGAATCAGTACAACTGGCCGCACGCACTGCGGGCGACGCCGCAGCCGCTGCGTACCTGCACCCAATTGCGAAAGCGACTCAGGTGGGTCATATCCTGCGCGGGCTTGCAAGTGCGGCGCGCATAGCTGAGTTGGTTGCAGGCGACAATCCCGAGGTTGGTGACGTCTTCATTGAGCGAGCCAAGAACCATGCCACGCCAGTCCTGATCGATGTTCTCCGCCGGTATCCAATCGCACCAACGGGACAGAACCGCGTCACTCACCTCATGAGTACCTTGGACTCCAAGCTACGCGAATCCCGTTGA
- a CDS encoding GNAT family protein has product MPITFVPMTPADTEDIVSFLISNSFPFHVHATPQAANIRTKIENGRFWNDDTQGYWIVMDEHRIGMVALEDLQEEDSPLFDLRLDEAQRGKGVGLEVLRSLCDMVFKTMPNTLRFEGQTREDNIAMRKTFLRAGFLKEAHYRMGWPTNDGGHVASIAYSILRQDWVTGDVTRFDWEDLAI; this is encoded by the coding sequence ATGCCCATCACCTTCGTTCCAATGACGCCGGCCGACACGGAAGATATCGTCAGCTTCCTGATATCAAACAGTTTCCCCTTCCATGTTCATGCGACCCCGCAAGCTGCGAACATACGGACGAAGATTGAGAATGGGCGTTTTTGGAACGATGACACCCAGGGCTATTGGATAGTGATGGACGAACATCGTATCGGCATGGTCGCCCTGGAAGACTTGCAAGAAGAAGATTCCCCCCTCTTCGACCTGCGCCTGGACGAGGCCCAACGAGGTAAAGGTGTCGGCCTGGAAGTGCTGCGTTCTCTCTGCGACATGGTTTTCAAAACGATGCCGAACACGCTCCGCTTCGAGGGACAAACACGAGAAGACAACATCGCCATGCGCAAGACCTTCCTTCGCGCAGGTTTCCTCAAGGAGGCGCACTACCGGATGGGATGGCCGACCAACGACGGCGGACATGTCGCTTCCATCGCCTACTCGATCTTGCGCCAAGACTGGGTAACCGGGGACGTGACCCGTTTCGACTGGGAAGACTTAGCTATCTAG
- a CDS encoding S66 peptidase family protein produces MEIRYPTPLVAGDVIGVTSPSTGVPRSLTRRLNFAVQQLRDRGFAVVVGDCMDGSTHISAPAQQRARELMRMILDPTIKAIVPPWGGATAIDLIPHLDFDALTSAEPTWFVGYSDISTLLTPITLRTGMATLHGSNLLDTPYRVPESLMSWIDIASLPTGSSFKQASPGVYRVNDWDDWENQPELTENTWNGTGAWERLDTGQDEVSVTGRLIGGCIETMVNLAGTPYLNSEALRKYHSGSLIVYIEASGVDATTICRHLHGMRLAGFFDGAEAILVGRTGAPDSATLTQAEAALDALGTLGIPIIGNVECGHVPPQLPIVNGAQGHLVFNEKDQYLEQTLA; encoded by the coding sequence ATGGAGATTCGATACCCTACTCCGCTAGTAGCCGGGGATGTAATAGGCGTTACTTCCCCCTCGACTGGTGTGCCAAGATCGCTTACGCGGCGCTTGAATTTTGCGGTACAGCAATTGCGTGACCGTGGTTTCGCGGTGGTTGTGGGCGACTGTATGGACGGTTCCACTCACATCAGCGCACCCGCTCAACAACGAGCCCGTGAGCTAATGAGGATGATTTTGGACCCCACTATCAAAGCCATTGTGCCTCCGTGGGGAGGGGCAACCGCCATTGACCTTATTCCTCACCTTGATTTCGATGCACTCACTTCCGCAGAACCAACCTGGTTCGTGGGGTACTCCGATATTTCAACGTTACTCACCCCAATCACTCTCCGAACAGGTATGGCAACGCTCCATGGGAGCAACCTCCTGGACACGCCATATCGTGTCCCGGAATCATTGATGTCATGGATAGATATCGCTTCACTGCCTACTGGCTCAAGTTTCAAGCAAGCATCACCGGGCGTTTATCGTGTCAATGACTGGGACGATTGGGAAAACCAGCCCGAATTAACTGAAAATACATGGAACGGCACCGGAGCTTGGGAACGGCTCGACACCGGCCAGGACGAGGTAAGCGTTACAGGCCGTCTAATCGGCGGATGCATAGAGACCATGGTCAACCTTGCCGGTACCCCCTACCTGAATTCCGAAGCGTTGCGCAAATACCACTCTGGCTCCTTGATCGTCTATATAGAAGCTTCCGGTGTTGATGCAACCACGATTTGCCGCCACCTCCACGGTATGCGCTTAGCCGGCTTCTTCGACGGTGCCGAAGCCATTCTCGTGGGACGCACCGGCGCCCCTGACTCTGCGACGCTCACCCAGGCAGAGGCGGCCCTCGACGCCCTGGGAACGCTCGGCATACCCATCATCGGCAATGTGGAATGCGGCCATGTCCCGCCACAACTCCCAATCGTCAACGGAGCCCAAGGCCACCTTGTATTCAACGAAAAAGACCAATACCTAGAACAGACTTTGGCCTGA
- a CDS encoding GNAT family N-acetyltransferase, with translation MSLSKAYPHGPRLSFRDFTAEDIPAVHEFTSDPEVTRWSTWGPNTLEQTISFVKDAARAHLEEGRSAFSLAAVLEGKTIGSVAIWTTNPYDHNGELGYTFHRSYWGNGYATETTVQLLKFGFDTLKLERISATCHPGNIGSIRVLEKSGFTLEGRLRSHRLVRGVRGDSMLYSILRDEHASVRAETITDLENDESR, from the coding sequence ATGAGTCTTTCAAAGGCCTACCCACATGGCCCTAGGCTGAGTTTCCGTGACTTCACGGCGGAGGACATCCCGGCTGTGCACGAGTTCACCTCAGATCCTGAGGTTACTCGCTGGTCAACATGGGGACCGAATACTTTAGAGCAAACAATTTCCTTTGTTAAGGATGCGGCCCGTGCGCACCTGGAAGAGGGCCGATCAGCGTTTTCACTTGCTGCTGTTTTAGAGGGTAAGACCATTGGCTCTGTGGCCATTTGGACTACCAATCCATACGATCACAACGGAGAGCTTGGATACACCTTCCACCGCTCCTACTGGGGAAACGGCTATGCCACCGAAACTACGGTCCAGCTACTTAAATTTGGGTTCGATACGCTCAAACTGGAGCGAATCAGCGCCACCTGCCATCCTGGCAACATCGGTTCAATTCGAGTTCTAGAAAAGAGCGGGTTCACCCTAGAGGGGCGGCTTCGTTCCCACCGATTGGTGCGAGGAGTTCGCGGGGACTCTATGCTCTATTCCATTTTGCGCGATGAACACGCCAGCGTAAGAGCCGAGACAATAACTGACTTGGAAAACGACGAATCACGTTAA
- a CDS encoding DUF1905 domain-containing protein, giving the protein MTTTPDHPEQKLEAIFTATVIADSKSGWPCIQMPNSAEFFGTGKAVKIGGTVDGYPYEATMLPVGGGTHMMPLRAAFRKLLAKGMGDEVTVHLTGRFS; this is encoded by the coding sequence ATGACGACCACACCCGACCATCCCGAACAGAAACTCGAAGCCATATTCACGGCCACCGTCATTGCTGACTCCAAAAGCGGTTGGCCCTGCATCCAGATGCCCAACTCCGCCGAATTCTTCGGCACCGGCAAAGCAGTCAAGATTGGTGGCACCGTCGACGGCTACCCCTACGAAGCCACCATGTTGCCCGTGGGTGGCGGTACTCACATGATGCCGCTGCGGGCGGCGTTCCGGAAGCTCCTCGCGAAGGGCATGGGCGACGAAGTCACCGTGCACCTGACAGGCCGGTTCTCGTAA
- a CDS encoding maleylpyruvate isomerase family mycothiol-dependent enzyme translates to MTNLSNSEIWAAVHFERQALIEDLSRLEPDKWRTPSSCPGWDVHDVLAHLVDSAKTTRLGFVRRMVAAGFDFDRDNAVGITREKAANSDDTLNAFQEVCSHTATPPAALATRLVEVFIHGEDIRRPLKIRRNYPPAYVSRALAYQVKTSVKMGGGKEEAHGLRLIATDTSFEHGDGPEVHGPAIVLLLAVSGRPVEAEELTGPGARNFVTTPSEES, encoded by the coding sequence ATGACGAACTTGTCCAATTCTGAAATCTGGGCTGCTGTACATTTCGAACGGCAGGCGCTGATCGAGGACCTTTCAAGACTTGAACCTGACAAGTGGCGCACTCCTTCATCGTGTCCCGGCTGGGACGTCCACGATGTTCTGGCTCACCTCGTGGATTCGGCCAAGACGACCCGCCTGGGATTTGTGCGTCGCATGGTGGCTGCTGGTTTCGACTTCGACCGAGATAACGCCGTCGGGATCACTCGGGAGAAAGCAGCCAATTCGGACGACACGCTGAACGCGTTTCAGGAAGTATGCAGCCACACCGCCACACCACCGGCGGCATTGGCCACTCGACTGGTGGAGGTATTCATACACGGTGAGGATATTCGCCGTCCTCTCAAGATCCGGCGCAACTACCCGCCCGCATATGTCTCCCGCGCGCTTGCCTACCAGGTGAAGACCAGTGTCAAGATGGGCGGCGGCAAGGAGGAGGCTCACGGGCTGCGCTTGATCGCTACCGATACATCTTTCGAGCACGGCGACGGCCCAGAGGTACACGGCCCCGCAATTGTCCTTTTACTTGCCGTGTCAGGCAGACCCGTCGAGGCCGAGGAACTCACCGGACCCGGAGCCCGCAACTTTGTGACGACACCAAGCGAGGAATCATGA
- a CDS encoding helix-turn-helix domain-containing protein, giving the protein MVERRSYSSYNDGCASAHALDLIGERWALIVVRELLLGPKRFLDLQRNIPGIGPAVLTRRLQDLEETGIVVRNQLSAPAKVMVYGLTEWGLGLEAVNTALSLWAVKSPRLPFEADMGPDTLVLVMRAHARPLPEGTPERRISLKLSDSRVSGQETVDYVATMTTTESTITKAPTVDSVDATISSTTRAWKAVIIAGASIESEDDIAVVGNQVAVQMLVDATKL; this is encoded by the coding sequence ATGGTTGAGCGAAGATCGTATAGTTCCTACAACGACGGATGCGCGTCGGCGCATGCGCTCGACTTGATCGGGGAACGGTGGGCGCTCATCGTGGTGCGGGAGTTGCTACTAGGCCCCAAACGCTTTCTCGACCTCCAACGCAACATCCCGGGAATCGGTCCAGCCGTCCTCACACGCCGATTGCAGGACCTCGAAGAAACTGGCATCGTGGTGCGCAACCAACTTTCAGCACCGGCCAAAGTGATGGTCTACGGACTCACAGAGTGGGGCCTCGGCCTGGAAGCCGTCAACACCGCGTTGTCCTTATGGGCTGTCAAATCTCCACGCCTGCCGTTCGAAGCCGATATGGGACCTGACACCCTTGTCCTAGTAATGCGCGCGCACGCACGCCCACTGCCTGAAGGCACACCAGAGCGCAGAATTTCGCTGAAACTAAGTGACTCGCGCGTATCTGGGCAGGAGACCGTGGACTACGTGGCCACTATGACAACCACAGAATCCACGATCACAAAGGCGCCCACCGTTGACTCTGTCGATGCGACAATCAGCAGCACCACTAGGGCGTGGAAAGCAGTCATCATCGCAGGGGCATCTATTGAAAGCGAAGATGATATCGCGGTCGTCGGTAATCAAGTCGCGGTCCAAATGTTAGTTGACGCCACAAAGCTATAA
- a CDS encoding SRPBCC family protein, producing the protein MADTEKKLTVDRVIDAPAKEVFAVLSLPANHAELDGSGMVRSDEKTDRITAVGQVFTMNMYLEKLGGEYQTENHVVGYDVNKLLAWKTADAGKEPAGWEWVWELEVQSPTSTKVLLTYDWSAVTDKEVLGRVTFPLVQSHELEGTLSKLAEMVAGTHPTN; encoded by the coding sequence ATGGCTGATACCGAGAAAAAACTTACCGTTGACCGAGTGATTGATGCTCCAGCAAAGGAAGTCTTTGCTGTCTTGAGTCTTCCGGCTAACCATGCCGAACTGGATGGATCGGGGATGGTGCGTTCCGATGAGAAAACTGACCGGATCACCGCCGTCGGGCAGGTCTTCACCATGAACATGTATCTCGAGAAGCTCGGTGGCGAGTATCAGACCGAGAACCACGTGGTTGGATACGACGTCAATAAGCTACTTGCGTGGAAAACCGCAGATGCAGGTAAGGAGCCTGCTGGATGGGAATGGGTGTGGGAGTTGGAGGTACAGTCGCCAACTTCAACCAAAGTGTTGCTGACTTACGACTGGAGCGCCGTCACAGATAAAGAGGTACTTGGACGCGTTACTTTCCCACTAGTCCAGTCGCATGAGCTGGAAGGAACGCTAAGCAAGCTGGCAGAGATGGTTGCTGGGACGCACCCAACGAACTGA
- a CDS encoding GntR family transcriptional regulator, whose amino-acid sequence MLFVDPRSPVPPFEQIRVQVLDLIQSGDLQPGTRLPTVRRLASDLALAPNTVARAYRELELNGALESRGRHGTFVSVHDDPLQRQAQKAAEEYVHHIRSLGLDGGDAMAFLHEVLKDKMIGSSGAAAPPTHSALP is encoded by the coding sequence ATGCTCTTTGTTGATCCCCGCTCGCCAGTGCCCCCTTTTGAGCAAATTCGGGTTCAAGTCCTGGACCTCATCCAGAGTGGCGATTTGCAGCCCGGAACCAGGCTGCCGACTGTTAGAAGACTGGCCTCCGATCTAGCCCTCGCGCCGAACACCGTGGCACGTGCCTATCGTGAACTTGAACTCAACGGTGCCCTCGAATCCCGAGGCAGGCATGGAACGTTCGTTTCAGTTCATGACGACCCTCTTCAACGACAAGCGCAGAAAGCAGCAGAAGAGTACGTTCATCACATTCGGTCACTAGGTCTTGATGGGGGAGACGCCATGGCATTTCTCCACGAGGTACTCAAGGACAAAATGATTGGAAGTTCCGGCGCTGCCGCCCCGCCAACCCATTCTGCGCTGCCGTAG